A window from Calditerrivibrio sp. encodes these proteins:
- the rfaE2 gene encoding D-glycero-beta-D-manno-heptose 1-phosphate adenylyltransferase, which yields MAIIDRSDVKSFFSILRKQNRLVFTNGCFDILHVGHIKYLEEAKKLGDLLVVGVNSDASVRRLKGEKRPINSLNERLIMLNALKSVDFVTFFEEDTPYELIKDIMPHILVKGGDWQIDQIVGADIVLKHGGKVLSLNYEEGFATTNIIDEVLKRYGSRG from the coding sequence ATGGCTATTATAGATAGAAGTGACGTGAAGAGTTTTTTTAGCATTTTAAGAAAACAAAATAGGCTCGTATTTACAAATGGTTGTTTTGATATTTTACATGTGGGACATATAAAATATTTAGAGGAGGCCAAAAAGTTAGGTGATTTGCTTGTAGTCGGTGTGAATTCTGATGCTTCGGTAAGGAGATTAAAAGGGGAAAAAAGACCGATAAACTCACTTAATGAACGATTGATTATGTTGAATGCTTTAAAAAGTGTAGATTTTGTTACCTTTTTTGAAGAGGATACGCCCTATGAGCTCATAAAGGATATTATGCCCCATATTTTAGTAAAAGGTGGGGATTGGCAGATTGATCAGATTGTTGGTGCTGATATAGTATTAAAGCATGGTGGTAAAGTGTTATCGTTAAACTATGAAGAAGGGTTTGCAACGACAAATATCATCGATGAGGTCTTAAAGAGATATGGTTCAAGGGGCTAA
- a CDS encoding anaerobic glycerol-3-phosphate dehydrogenase subunit C: MPHLTSNIFEELKERVSGDIFTDKLRRLMHSTDGSIFKVEPILVIYPKNRNDVVEVVSFCRKYGFSLHSRGAGSGLCGSAIGKGIVLDFSKYMNRLVEIDYDKMYFICEPGYRFGELEEFLKGKGLFFPPDPSSGEYATFGGMYGTNASGAHSVKYGNVADYILDAELILSDGSVYSISELEHADYDDLPEQFKKIYDIYINNADDIEASYPHIRYNVAGYNLKGLVENGRLNIKKLLAGSEGTLAVVTKLKFKLEPKPAYDSLVVAYFDDIISSAKAVQKLMPLGPAGIEIMDKSLLKIAKESDESLRDRIPSGIDNVLLIEFDSIDKTEVEEKAILAKKILEEERLSSSSFLAIEEDEKSRFWAVRKAAVPILYKLKGEKKILALIEDAAVPLDRLVEYFEGTYALLEKYQVNFVVYGHIAKGLMHTRPLLNLKEESDVIKLKLIADEFFDLVHSLGGAISGEHGDGRIRSCYIRQQYERIYPLFLEVKGLFDPYNILNPEIKTYHDEFQVLKNLRYGKDYKSKEVFDNLLKWNGTFLEEVEKCHGCSKCTTVTTATRMCPIYKFTRDEAAAPKAKANILRYLISGEIPDQAVFESAFQYIIDHCVNCGSCYKECPSNVNIPKMAIEARGHYVKRFGVSLEKRMLVSAELAGRYTRKFSKFINLPLHVKMVRKVAESLIGISAEREPVVFPKDCLFERVKRYEGEGDIKVLYFSGCYASYIKPEIGESAIKVLTSMGMQVITPNQHCCGLPMLSKGMVKHASDKIKENLQSWKKLVYDVDFIVVTCSSCGLSLMEEWNYLSNDSIIPVIKQKLIHISSLVNKFSDRVNFSAPAPLKVSYHMPCHLKVQRDADSSILMMKKVKGLEVEHLNSHCCGMAGSWGISSKNYELSVKIGSPMIEKLNRSNSHLGATDCPTCRMQMEHMSAKSIKHPIEIMAECIKN, from the coding sequence ATGCCTCATCTTACAAGCAATATCTTTGAAGAATTAAAAGAAAGGGTGTCTGGGGATATTTTTACCGATAAATTAAGAAGGCTCATGCATTCGACAGATGGTAGTATATTTAAAGTTGAGCCTATACTGGTGATATACCCTAAAAATAGAAATGATGTGGTAGAGGTGGTAAGTTTTTGTAGGAAATATGGCTTTAGTTTACATTCCAGGGGGGCTGGTAGTGGTCTATGTGGATCAGCTATCGGTAAAGGGATTGTTCTTGATTTTTCAAAATATATGAACCGTCTTGTAGAAATTGATTATGATAAAATGTATTTTATATGTGAACCGGGATATAGATTTGGAGAGTTGGAGGAGTTTTTAAAGGGGAAGGGGTTGTTTTTCCCTCCTGATCCCTCCAGTGGGGAGTATGCCACATTTGGAGGTATGTATGGAACAAATGCAAGTGGTGCCCACTCAGTTAAGTATGGAAATGTGGCTGATTATATTCTGGATGCGGAGCTAATTTTAAGCGATGGTTCAGTGTATTCGATAAGTGAACTGGAACATGCTGATTATGATGATCTGCCTGAGCAGTTTAAAAAGATATATGATATTTACATAAACAATGCAGATGACATTGAGGCTTCTTACCCCCATATAAGGTATAATGTAGCAGGTTATAACTTGAAAGGTTTAGTTGAAAATGGCAGGCTAAATATAAAGAAATTGCTTGCTGGTTCTGAGGGGACTTTGGCGGTTGTTACCAAATTAAAATTCAAGCTTGAGCCAAAGCCTGCTTATGATAGCCTTGTAGTGGCATATTTTGATGATATTATATCATCAGCTAAGGCTGTTCAAAAGCTCATGCCACTTGGCCCTGCAGGTATAGAGATCATGGATAAGTCTCTACTTAAAATTGCAAAGGAGTCCGATGAGTCCCTTAGAGATAGAATACCCAGTGGTATAGATAATGTTTTGCTCATTGAGTTTGATTCTATCGACAAAACAGAAGTAGAGGAAAAAGCTATCCTTGCAAAAAAGATACTAGAAGAGGAAAGGCTATCCTCAAGTAGCTTTTTAGCAATAGAGGAAGATGAGAAGAGTAGATTTTGGGCTGTTAGGAAAGCTGCTGTACCGATACTTTATAAATTAAAGGGTGAGAAAAAGATATTGGCCCTAATTGAAGATGCTGCTGTACCTTTAGATAGGCTAGTGGAGTATTTTGAGGGGACCTATGCCCTCCTTGAAAAATATCAAGTTAATTTTGTTGTCTATGGACATATAGCAAAGGGGTTAATGCATACAAGACCGTTGTTAAATCTTAAGGAGGAATCTGATGTTATAAAGTTAAAGCTTATTGCGGATGAGTTCTTTGATCTAGTGCATTCATTAGGTGGTGCCATATCTGGTGAACATGGTGATGGGAGAATAAGGAGCTGTTATATCAGACAACAGTATGAAAGGATATACCCACTATTTCTTGAGGTGAAAGGGCTTTTTGATCCATACAACATCTTAAATCCCGAGATAAAAACCTATCATGATGAGTTTCAAGTGCTTAAAAACCTTAGATATGGCAAGGATTACAAAAGTAAAGAGGTTTTCGATAATCTTTTAAAATGGAATGGTACTTTTTTAGAAGAAGTGGAAAAGTGCCATGGTTGTTCAAAATGTACCACTGTTACTACTGCAACAAGGATGTGTCCAATATACAAGTTTACAAGGGATGAGGCTGCTGCACCGAAGGCAAAAGCGAATATCTTAAGATATTTGATAAGTGGAGAGATACCTGATCAAGCTGTTTTTGAATCTGCTTTCCAATATATAATAGATCATTGTGTAAATTGTGGTAGTTGTTATAAAGAATGCCCTTCCAATGTCAATATTCCGAAAATGGCGATTGAAGCAAGGGGTCATTATGTAAAAAGGTTCGGTGTGTCACTGGAAAAGCGGATGCTTGTCAGTGCTGAACTTGCTGGTAGATATACAAGGAAGTTCTCAAAGTTTATAAATCTTCCGTTACATGTTAAGATGGTGAGAAAGGTAGCAGAGTCATTGATTGGTATATCTGCGGAGAGGGAGCCTGTGGTTTTTCCAAAGGATTGTCTTTTTGAAAGGGTTAAGAGATATGAGGGTGAGGGGGATATAAAGGTTTTGTACTTTAGTGGTTGTTATGCTTCTTATATAAAGCCAGAGATAGGTGAATCGGCAATAAAGGTTCTGACAAGTATGGGTATGCAGGTGATAACACCAAATCAGCACTGTTGCGGTTTGCCCATGCTTTCTAAGGGTATGGTCAAGCATGCCAGTGATAAAATAAAAGAAAACCTACAGTCTTGGAAAAAGTTGGTCTATGATGTAGACTTTATAGTCGTAACCTGTTCCTCATGTGGTCTTTCTCTAATGGAGGAATGGAATTATCTATCAAACGATAGTATAATTCCTGTTATTAAGCAGAAGTTAATCCATATAAGTTCTCTGGTCAACAAGTTTTCTGATAGAGTAAATTTTTCTGCACCAGCTCCCCTTAAAGTTTCTTACCATATGCCTTGTCATCTGAAGGTACAAAGAGATGCTGATTCATCTATTTTAATGATGAAAAAGGTAAAGGGGCTCGAAGTGGAGCATTTAAACTCCCATTGTTGTGGTATGGCAGGTAGTTGGGGTATATCAAGCAAGAACTATGAATTAAGTGTCAAGATAGGTTCTCCGATGATAGAAAAGTTAAATAGGTCTAATTCCCATTTGGGAGCGACAGACTGTCCTACCTGTAGAATGCAGATGGAACACATGAGTGCAAAAAGCATAAAACACCCTATAGAGATAATGGCGGAATGTATAAAAAACTGA
- the def gene encoding peptide deformylase — protein MAVREVLTYPNPILKEISKEVEVIDDYVKGVIQDLKDTMEASGHSVGIAAPQIGELIRVIVIDPSKNPKCKDHHGPNTMINPEIVKWEGLTQFREGCMSVPDYTGNVARASRIVVQFLDESGNMRVIETEGFEAILIQHEIDHLDGVLFIDRIISKRTDLFKRKNYR, from the coding sequence ATGGCTGTAAGAGAGGTGCTCACTTATCCTAACCCAATCTTAAAAGAGATATCAAAAGAGGTTGAAGTGATAGATGATTATGTAAAAGGGGTTATTCAGGATTTGAAAGATACCATGGAGGCCTCTGGGCATTCTGTGGGCATAGCTGCCCCCCAAATAGGTGAATTAATAAGGGTAATCGTCATCGACCCCTCTAAAAACCCTAAATGCAAGGATCATCATGGCCCCAATACTATGATAAACCCAGAGATAGTAAAATGGGAAGGTCTTACCCAATTTCGTGAGGGTTGTATGAGTGTGCCTGATTATACTGGTAATGTGGCCAGAGCTTCAAGGATTGTGGTCCAATTTTTGGATGAGAGCGGGAATATGAGGGTTATAGAGACTGAAGGGTTTGAGGCTATATTAATCCAACATGAGATCGATCACCTCGATGGTGTTTTGTTTATAGATAGAATCATTTCCAAAAGGACAGATCTGTTTAAAAGAAAAAATTATAGGTAG
- a CDS encoding D-sedoheptulose 7-phosphate isomerase: MEKYIDDIINDIKTVQNRFFAEATPILLEISKEIANTFLKGGKLLIFGNGGSAADAQHVAAEFVNRFQMERPPLPAIALTTDSSILTSIGNDYSFEDIFSKQIEALGSEGDIVIAISTSGNSPNVIKALRTASKLGIKSIGFTGKSGGKMMGLCDILLRVDSDVTARIQEIHIISFHIICGIVDEIMFGRFAEME, translated from the coding sequence ATGGAAAAATATATTGACGATATTATTAACGATATAAAAACTGTTCAAAACCGTTTTTTCGCTGAGGCAACTCCCATACTTCTTGAGATATCAAAGGAGATAGCAAACACTTTTCTGAAAGGTGGTAAGTTATTAATATTCGGCAATGGGGGTTCTGCTGCAGATGCTCAACATGTAGCTGCAGAGTTTGTAAATAGATTTCAGATGGAAAGACCTCCTTTGCCGGCGATTGCTCTTACGACTGATTCATCTATCCTAACTTCTATTGGAAATGATTATAGTTTCGAGGATATATTTTCAAAACAGATAGAGGCTTTGGGATCTGAGGGTGATATAGTGATAGCCATATCTACAAGTGGTAATTCCCCTAATGTTATAAAGGCTCTTAGAACAGCTTCAAAACTGGGTATTAAAAGTATCGGTTTTACTGGAAAAAGTGGAGGTAAGATGATGGGTCTTTGTGATATACTTTTAAGGGTTGATTCCGATGTTACGGCGCGTATTCAGGAGATACATATCATAAGCTTTCATATAATATGTGGCATAGTGGATGAGATAATGTTTGGAAGATTTGCGGAGATGGAGTAA
- a CDS encoding D-glycerate dehydrogenase, which yields MKKIIVTQRLPYPIKDAFAGYNLVYNDEDKQMDSKFLLKEVVDADGIISMLSDKIDRDLIDTGENLKIIVNYAVGYNNIDVNYAKQKGILVCNTPHILTETTAELAFALMIAAARRIVEADRFTRERRFTGWTPNLFLGQDLYKKRVGIYGFGRIGQAFARCCKGFEMDIVYYSRNRKFEGEVLTGAKWVTFDELVSTSDYIVVLAPLNESTKYAFTLETFKRMKPSAIFVNAGRGPIVKESDLVYALRNNIIRGAGLDVYEYEPVIDEGLFDLDNVVLLPHIGSASEDTRYNMADLCVKSIKEYLEEGKIPWNKV from the coding sequence ATGAAAAAGATTATTGTTACCCAGAGATTGCCATATCCTATAAAAGATGCTTTTGCAGGTTATAATCTTGTATATAACGATGAAGATAAACAGATGGATAGTAAGTTTTTGTTGAAAGAAGTTGTTGATGCTGATGGTATTATCTCTATGTTGTCGGATAAGATAGATAGGGATCTAATAGATACAGGGGAAAATTTGAAAATAATTGTAAATTATGCCGTAGGTTATAACAATATTGACGTAAATTATGCTAAACAAAAAGGTATTCTTGTATGCAATACTCCACATATACTTACTGAAACCACTGCGGAGTTGGCCTTTGCCCTCATGATAGCTGCTGCCAGAAGAATAGTAGAGGCCGACCGATTTACCCGGGAGAGGAGGTTTACCGGCTGGACCCCAAACCTTTTTTTAGGTCAAGATCTGTATAAAAAGAGGGTGGGTATTTACGGATTTGGCAGGATTGGGCAGGCTTTTGCAAGATGCTGTAAGGGGTTTGAGATGGATATCGTTTATTATAGTAGAAACAGAAAGTTTGAGGGTGAGGTACTGACAGGGGCAAAGTGGGTGACTTTTGATGAACTTGTATCTACATCAGACTATATAGTTGTCCTTGCTCCATTAAATGAATCTACTAAATATGCTTTTACGCTGGAGACGTTTAAAAGGATGAAACCATCTGCGATATTTGTAAATGCGGGGAGGGGACCAATAGTCAAAGAGTCAGATCTGGTTTATGCTTTAAGAAATAATATTATTAGAGGGGCTGGTTTGGATGTCTATGAATATGAGCCCGTTATCGACGAGGGGCTTTTTGACCTGGACAATGTGGTTTTACTACCCCATATAGGTAGTGCATCCGAAGATACTCGCTATAATATGGCTGATCTTTGTGTAAAAAGTATTAAAGAATATTTAGAAGAGGGGAAAATCCCCTGGAATAAAGTGTAA
- the mfd gene encoding transcription-repair coupling factor encodes MVQGANPLSLEYKEFSGLWGSARSYYLTKFIDRNKKYLVLVDDYLYERIFNELDFFLKDHLLPFPSYQHEPFEKTRIMPKIVGKRLETLIKLLNGSSGVVLCTIYGLVKKVIPSEILSSSLITIRKGDIFNRDELIYYLDYLGFIQVEIVTGEGEFSYRGDVVDFYPVNYDSPIRVEFFDNDIEAIYEYNIDTQKRTMELKEFVIIPANEGIYDLDDFKKALKSDTLKEKANLYGKFAGHHWYAPCVYKQMSTLFDYLKDWEIVYIGEHLEHEIDKFYLRLMDACGEYSVDDFILNGNFLTKQDLKKVLDKEIVWLTEVYTEGSTKLIDFKSTTFVVQGLKNSYQSLARLADFFKEYRGKGIKTVVAVESERFQTIIKDFFRDYEIDINVCKSYEELNVAKLNMYPFSITGGFINEKDHLAFFRDEDIFGFVRKGRKKGRKDVFRTNISDLEIGDYVVHVDYGIGIFKGLEHKKIGGIEGDYLTIEYEGGEILFVSLENIGQIQKYIGVGDSAPKINSLQSTKWKKLKEQAQKSAKKIAIDLLKLYAERKAKKGFAFKDDGAFLKIIEDSFEYDETEDQLNAIKDVLYDMEKEQPMDRLVCGDVGFGKTEVAVRAACKCCSSGKQVAILAPTTILVKQHFETFKKRFKYLPFRIEYISRFRSRKEISEVLKDLSRGAVDIIIGTHRLLSNDVIFKDLGLLVIDEEQRFGVAHKEKIKNLKSNIDVLAMSATPIPRTLQFSLSGIRDISIIETPPEDRLPVITNIISSEDEVKNALLHELKRGGQAYYLFNDLKKIEEVAYRIKGMLPEARVEIAHGQMDPAKVEKVLDRFYEGDLDVLVCSTIIENGIDIPNVNTIIIDGAERFGLSQLYQLKGRVGRSDRRGYCYLFVRNFNLLSILAKKRIKIIQQMSDLGSGFKIASYDLQLRGAGEMLGAEQSGHISSIGYELYIQMINDAIQELKGEHVKHVDTEIQASIPYFIPADYIVEPTERMRWYNRLSDLDRQMYLSLEEELSSNYGDIPEPVRNLLNIMYIKYLSSRISIKKVVISGKQIKFFFDDSTNIDPHTILKVLAESSIKGNFGLDNTLVLSGDNICTVCIDFLEKLQS; translated from the coding sequence ATGGTTCAAGGGGCTAACCCCCTGTCATTAGAGTATAAAGAGTTTTCAGGGCTTTGGGGTAGTGCTAGAAGTTATTACCTTACAAAATTTATCGATAGAAATAAAAAATACCTTGTGTTGGTGGACGATTATCTTTATGAAAGGATTTTTAATGAATTAGACTTTTTCCTTAAAGATCATCTACTTCCCTTTCCCAGCTATCAGCATGAGCCCTTTGAGAAAACAAGAATAATGCCCAAAATTGTAGGTAAACGACTTGAAACCCTTATAAAACTTCTCAATGGCAGTAGTGGTGTGGTTTTGTGTACTATTTATGGGCTTGTCAAAAAGGTAATACCTTCTGAAATACTTAGCTCTTCTCTCATAACTATTAGAAAAGGAGATATCTTCAATAGGGATGAGCTTATCTATTATTTGGACTATTTAGGCTTCATACAGGTGGAGATAGTAACAGGAGAAGGGGAGTTTTCGTACAGAGGGGATGTCGTGGATTTCTATCCGGTTAACTACGATTCCCCAATAAGAGTAGAGTTTTTTGATAACGATATAGAAGCTATTTATGAGTATAACATAGATACCCAAAAAAGAACAATGGAACTAAAAGAGTTCGTTATTATACCTGCAAACGAAGGGATTTATGATCTTGATGATTTCAAGAAGGCTTTAAAAAGTGATACCTTAAAAGAAAAGGCTAATCTATACGGTAAGTTTGCTGGACATCACTGGTATGCTCCTTGTGTATACAAACAGATGAGTACCCTCTTTGATTACCTAAAGGATTGGGAAATTGTCTATATCGGTGAACATTTGGAACATGAGATAGATAAGTTTTATCTAAGGCTCATGGATGCTTGTGGGGAGTACTCCGTGGATGATTTTATTCTAAATGGTAATTTTTTAACGAAGCAGGATCTAAAAAAAGTGCTGGACAAGGAGATAGTATGGTTAACAGAGGTGTATACCGAGGGATCGACAAAATTGATAGATTTTAAGAGCACTACATTTGTTGTACAGGGGTTAAAGAATAGTTACCAGAGCCTTGCAAGGCTTGCAGATTTTTTTAAAGAGTACAGAGGTAAAGGTATTAAAACAGTTGTAGCTGTAGAAAGTGAAAGATTTCAAACTATTATAAAAGACTTTTTTAGAGATTATGAGATTGATATAAACGTATGTAAATCTTACGAAGAACTCAATGTGGCAAAACTTAACATGTACCCTTTTTCCATAACAGGGGGTTTTATAAATGAAAAGGATCATTTGGCGTTCTTTAGAGATGAAGATATCTTTGGGTTTGTGCGAAAGGGGAGAAAGAAGGGTAGAAAAGATGTTTTCAGGACGAACATCTCTGATCTTGAGATCGGCGATTATGTGGTACATGTTGACTATGGTATAGGTATATTTAAAGGTTTGGAGCATAAAAAGATAGGTGGTATTGAGGGTGATTATCTTACAATTGAATACGAGGGTGGAGAGATACTTTTTGTATCCCTTGAAAATATTGGACAAATACAAAAATATATTGGGGTTGGAGACTCAGCGCCAAAGATAAATTCACTGCAAAGTACAAAATGGAAAAAACTCAAAGAGCAGGCTCAAAAAAGTGCTAAGAAGATTGCCATAGATCTCTTAAAGCTTTATGCAGAAAGAAAAGCAAAAAAAGGGTTTGCTTTCAAAGATGATGGGGCTTTTCTAAAAATTATTGAAGATTCTTTTGAATATGATGAAACTGAGGACCAGCTTAATGCCATTAAGGATGTTTTGTATGATATGGAGAAAGAACAGCCGATGGATAGACTTGTATGTGGCGATGTGGGTTTTGGTAAAACAGAGGTAGCTGTAAGGGCTGCTTGTAAATGTTGCTCCTCTGGTAAACAGGTGGCAATACTTGCTCCCACTACGATACTTGTTAAACAGCATTTTGAAACGTTTAAAAAGAGGTTTAAATATCTACCATTTAGGATAGAATATATATCAAGATTTAGATCCAGAAAAGAGATAAGTGAGGTCTTAAAAGATCTCTCAAGAGGTGCAGTGGATATCATCATAGGTACTCACAGATTACTTTCGAATGATGTGATTTTTAAGGATCTCGGGTTATTGGTGATAGATGAAGAACAAAGGTTTGGGGTAGCTCATAAGGAGAAGATAAAAAATTTAAAAAGTAATATAGATGTTCTTGCAATGAGTGCCACGCCTATTCCAAGAACATTGCAGTTTTCTCTATCTGGTATAAGGGATATTAGTATAATCGAAACCCCTCCTGAAGATAGACTGCCTGTGATTACAAATATCATTAGCAGTGAGGATGAGGTCAAAAATGCCCTATTACATGAGCTAAAAAGAGGAGGCCAGGCATATTACCTATTTAACGATTTAAAAAAGATTGAAGAAGTGGCATACAGAATAAAGGGGATGCTACCTGAAGCCAGGGTGGAAATAGCTCATGGGCAGATGGATCCTGCTAAGGTAGAAAAGGTGCTTGACAGATTTTATGAAGGGGATCTGGATGTTTTGGTGTGTTCCACTATAATTGAAAATGGTATAGATATACCGAATGTAAACACTATCATTATTGATGGTGCAGAACGGTTTGGACTGTCTCAGCTTTATCAGCTAAAGGGAAGGGTTGGCAGATCTGACAGAAGGGGGTATTGTTACCTTTTTGTGAGGAACTTTAATCTACTATCGATACTTGCAAAAAAGAGGATTAAGATTATCCAACAAATGTCTGATTTGGGGAGTGGTTTTAAAATTGCCTCTTATGATCTCCAGTTAAGAGGTGCAGGTGAAATGCTTGGAGCTGAACAGTCAGGGCATATTTCAAGTATAGGTTATGAGTTGTATATACAAATGATTAATGATGCTATTCAGGAGCTAAAGGGGGAACATGTAAAACATGTGGATACAGAAATTCAAGCCTCCATACCTTATTTTATACCTGCCGATTATATTGTTGAGCCTACAGAAAGGATGAGGTGGTATAATAGGTTATCTGATTTGGATAGGCAAATGTACCTTTCTTTGGAAGAGGAGCTTAGCTCAAATTATGGCGATATCCCTGAACCTGTGAGGAATCTTTTGAATATCATGTATATAAAATATCTTTCTTCAAGAATAAGTATTAAAAAGGTTGTGATATCTGGTAAACAGATAAAATTTTTCTTTGATGATAGTACTAATATAGATCCCCATACTATATTAAAAGTGCTTGCTGAATCTTCTATAAAAGGGAATTTTGGTCTTGATAATACGTTAGTTCTTTCTGGGGATAATATCTGCACAGTTTGTATCGACTTTTTGGAAAAATTACAATCATAA
- a CDS encoding protein-export chaperone SecB, which yields MSNETNTQFAIGNIWFPGLSYNTYLAKPEESDKHQLGIVLDTSVENAVLLNKLEDGKHVYRFGIKFNFKAVNPMEDKNLLIFETVGLMSGDIIMDDEHDIDLLKNFIKVNQNMIAYPYIRTTVDQMITKAGLPPLSMLIFY from the coding sequence ATGTCAAATGAAACCAACACCCAATTTGCCATCGGCAATATTTGGTTCCCTGGTCTTTCCTACAACACATACTTGGCCAAACCTGAGGAATCAGACAAACATCAATTAGGGATCGTTCTCGATACTTCTGTGGAAAATGCAGTTTTACTCAACAAGCTTGAAGATGGGAAGCATGTTTACAGATTTGGAATCAAATTTAACTTTAAAGCCGTAAACCCCATGGAAGATAAAAATCTACTCATATTTGAAACGGTTGGCCTGATGAGTGGGGATATAATCATGGATGATGAACATGATATAGACCTGTTAAAGAACTTTATCAAAGTTAATCAAAATATGATAGCATACCCATACATAAGAACCACTGTAGATCAAATGATTACAAAAGCAGGTCTTCCACCTCTATCGATGTTGATATTCTATTAA
- a CDS encoding PhoH family protein, which yields MVNYVLDTNVILYDPKAVDSFENAIINIPIMVIEEIDNFKKNMDQTGYNARFFGRFLDDLRKQGDLREGVYLPNGSKIRVNICNHTISSKVSNDLIHDKADNLIISVAIWLKEHEPYETIFVTKDANLRIKADVLGVKSIDYTQERSDFVDFAEGTKVLQVDDEIIDLLYKNHIVPNPGFDGFINEYVRLDSNSRPGHSVLAKFDEQMHIRKIVEFKDGLWGITARNTEQRFAFDALMDDNIKLVCLVGISGTGKTLLAIAAGLKKVVDDGAYKKLLVSRPIFPMGKDLGYLPGELKEKINPWMQPVYDNLTLILDQSDSELSYKELFAQNMVEIEALTYIRGRSIPHQYFIVDEAQNLTPHEIKTILTRAGEGTKIVLTGDPNQIDNPYIDIYSNGLSYVVDRFKNDPIAASIMLIKGERSALATKAAEKL from the coding sequence ATGGTTAACTATGTTTTGGATACCAATGTAATCCTTTACGATCCAAAAGCGGTTGATTCTTTTGAAAATGCGATAATAAATATTCCTATCATGGTCATTGAAGAGATAGATAATTTTAAAAAGAATATGGATCAAACAGGATACAATGCCAGATTTTTTGGTAGATTCTTAGATGATTTGAGAAAACAAGGGGATTTAAGAGAAGGGGTGTATCTACCCAATGGTAGTAAGATAAGGGTAAATATCTGCAATCATACCATCAGTTCAAAGGTCTCTAATGATCTAATCCACGATAAAGCTGATAATCTTATCATATCTGTGGCTATATGGTTGAAGGAGCATGAGCCTTATGAAACTATATTTGTGACCAAAGATGCCAACCTTAGAATAAAAGCTGATGTTTTAGGGGTAAAGTCTATAGATTATACCCAGGAAAGGTCTGATTTTGTTGATTTTGCTGAGGGGACAAAGGTTTTACAGGTAGATGATGAAATTATAGATTTACTTTATAAAAACCATATTGTCCCTAATCCTGGCTTTGATGGGTTTATAAATGAATATGTTAGATTAGATTCCAACAGCAGGCCTGGGCACTCTGTTTTGGCGAAGTTTGATGAACAGATGCATATTCGGAAGATTGTTGAGTTTAAAGATGGTTTGTGGGGGATAACGGCACGAAACACGGAACAACGTTTTGCATTTGATGCCCTAATGGATGATAATATAAAACTGGTATGTCTTGTGGGGATATCAGGAACAGGAAAAACATTATTGGCTATTGCTGCAGGGCTTAAGAAAGTGGTGGATGATGGGGCATACAAAAAGTTGTTGGTGTCAAGGCCGATATTTCCTATGGGAAAAGATTTGGGGTATTTACCTGGAGAACTAAAAGAAAAGATAAACCCATGGATGCAGCCTGTGTACGACAATCTCACACTTATTTTGGATCAAAGTGATAGTGAACTATCATACAAAGAGCTTTTTGCCCAGAATATGGTGGAGATCGAGGCGCTTACCTATATTAGGGGTAGAAGTATCCCCCACCAATACTTCATCGTGGATGAAGCACAAAACCTTACCCCCCATGAGATAAAAACAATCCTAACACGAGCTGGGGAAGGAACCAAGATTGTTCTCACCGGTGATCCCAATCAGATTGATAATCCTTATATAGATATATATTCAAATGGTTTGAGCTATGTTGTGGATAGGTTTAAAAATGATCCTATAGCTGCATCGATAATGCTCATAAAAGGTGAGCGTTCTGCTCTTGCAACAAAAGCTGCAGAAAAGCTATGA